One window from the genome of Acidihalobacter ferrooxydans encodes:
- a CDS encoding cytochrome C assembly family protein produces MQLAVSLSAIVLYLICAAQIWRRFRARMAGDATGCGRNFAILWIAALILHGIALYTNIVTPHGLSLGITHAFSLVGWIVALMVLIALHSRPVEGLGLILLPFAALTIAAELVFPGQSILPHSGGIVLAIHVFISLLASSLFVIAALQAALLWYQDHRLRTHRPGGWLRALPPLQHTESILFQTIALGFILLTVGLITGMVFINQFFTMASPQRTLLFIASWVIFALLLLGRWRFGWRGRTAIRWTLTGFAILLIAYLSAEVLSVLA; encoded by the coding sequence ATGCAGCTTGCCGTCAGTCTTTCCGCCATCGTGCTCTATTTGATCTGTGCAGCGCAGATCTGGCGACGTTTTCGCGCGCGCATGGCCGGCGACGCCACCGGCTGCGGACGCAACTTCGCGATTCTCTGGATCGCGGCGCTGATCCTCCACGGCATCGCGCTCTACACCAACATCGTCACACCACACGGCCTCAGCCTCGGCATTACCCATGCATTCTCGCTGGTCGGCTGGATCGTCGCCCTGATGGTGCTCATTGCCCTGCATTCCCGCCCCGTCGAAGGCCTCGGACTGATCCTCCTGCCCTTTGCCGCGCTCACCATCGCCGCCGAGCTGGTTTTCCCGGGGCAAAGCATTCTGCCGCACAGCGGCGGCATCGTGCTGGCAATTCACGTCTTCATTTCACTGCTCGCCTCCAGCCTGTTCGTCATCGCCGCGCTACAGGCAGCACTGCTCTGGTACCAGGATCACCGCCTGCGCACGCACCGGCCCGGCGGCTGGCTGCGTGCGCTGCCTCCGCTGCAACACACCGAGAGCATCCTCTTTCAGACGATCGCGCTGGGTTTCATCCTGCTGACCGTCGGCCTGATCACCGGCATGGTTTTCATCAACCAGTTCTTCACTATGGCGTCGCCGCAGCGCACGCTGCTCTTTATTGCCTCCTGGGTCATCTTCGCCCTGCTCCTGCTTGGTCGCTGGCGTTTTGGCTGGCGCGGGCGCACCGCGATCCGCTGGACACTCACCGGCTTCGCCATCCTGCTGATCGCCTACCTGAGCGCGGAAGTCTTATCGGTACTCGCTTGA
- a CDS encoding HlyC/CorC family transporter, whose protein sequence is MDNAHLGLFGLLFFLLVLISAFFSGTETALMSLNRYRLRHLAESGHPGAIRAQRLLSKPDRLIGLILLGNNLTNILITQLATYVGYALFGDAGIAIATGGLTFGLLIFAEVAPKTLAALHAERVAFPASYIYVPMLAVVYPLVWLVNLIANSILRLVGVSPDDVEATPMSREELRSVVNQAGGLIPRRHQKMLLGLLDLDKTSVEDIMVPRNEIVGIDLDEPWDEIIEQLEHTSYTRLPVYHGDIDRIAGIVHIRHVFKLAQSDRLDKETLEAELRAPYFIPESTTLNQQLLNFQSERRRIGLVVDEYGDIQGLVTLEDLLEEVVGEFTTDPTAHSRDIHPQSDGSYMIDGSIHIRELNRALGWRLPTRGPRTLNGLILEHLEMIPEPGTSVLISGYPLEIVQTKNNAVRTVRAQPRLPQYRQAR, encoded by the coding sequence TTGGACAACGCTCACCTAGGCCTCTTCGGCCTGCTATTTTTTCTGCTGGTGCTGATTTCCGCCTTTTTCTCCGGCACGGAAACCGCACTGATGTCGCTCAATCGCTATCGCCTGCGGCACCTCGCCGAAAGCGGCCACCCCGGCGCGATCCGCGCCCAGCGCCTGCTGAGCAAGCCCGACCGCTTGATCGGCCTGATCCTGCTCGGCAACAACCTCACGAACATCCTGATCACGCAGCTCGCCACCTACGTCGGCTATGCCCTGTTCGGCGATGCCGGCATCGCCATCGCCACCGGCGGGCTCACCTTCGGCCTGTTAATCTTTGCCGAGGTCGCGCCGAAGACCCTGGCCGCGCTGCACGCCGAGCGCGTTGCCTTTCCGGCCTCGTATATTTACGTGCCGATGCTCGCCGTCGTCTACCCACTGGTCTGGCTGGTCAACCTGATCGCCAACTCCATCCTGCGTCTGGTCGGCGTCTCTCCCGACGATGTCGAAGCCACACCGATGAGCCGGGAAGAACTGCGCAGCGTCGTAAATCAGGCCGGCGGCCTGATTCCCCGGCGCCACCAGAAAATGCTGCTTGGCCTGCTCGATCTCGACAAAACCTCGGTCGAAGACATCATGGTGCCGCGCAACGAGATCGTCGGCATCGATCTCGATGAACCCTGGGACGAAATCATCGAGCAACTGGAGCACACCTCCTATACGCGCCTGCCCGTGTATCACGGCGATATCGACCGCATAGCGGGCATCGTCCACATCCGCCACGTGTTCAAACTGGCCCAGAGCGACCGCCTCGACAAAGAAACGCTGGAAGCCGAATTGCGCGCACCTTACTTTATCCCCGAAAGCACCACGCTCAACCAGCAATTGCTGAATTTCCAGTCCGAACGCCGCCGCATCGGCCTGGTGGTGGACGAATACGGCGACATTCAGGGCCTGGTCACACTCGAAGACCTGCTCGAAGAGGTCGTCGGTGAGTTCACCACAGACCCGACTGCACACAGCCGCGATATCCACCCTCAGTCCGACGGCAGTTACATGATCGACGGCTCGATCCACATCCGCGAACTCAACCGCGCACTCGGCTGGCGCCTGCCGACGCGCGGTCCGCGCACCCTGAACGGGCTGATTCTCGAACACCTGGAAATGATTCCCGAGCCGGGCACCAGCGTCCTGATCAGCGGCTACCCGCTCGAAATCGTGCAGACTAAAAACAACGCCGTGCGCACCGTACGGGCGCAACCCAGGCTCCCACAGTATCGCCAGGCCCGCTGA
- the radA gene encoding DNA repair protein RadA codes for MAKARVEYRCNACGAFSPKWSGQCGECGEWNTLVEVAPRKTSAPPPPNPRFSGYAGHSSVRKMDEVALEAEPRTPTRLTEFDRVLGGGLVHGSVVLIGGDPGIGKSTLLLQTLATLDKSLPSLYVTGEESLQQVTLRAHRLGLPRGHLRLLTETGVERILAIATEERPRVLVIDSIQTLYSEQLQSAPGSIGQVRESAAQLVRYAKQTDTSVFLVGHVTKEGTLAGPRVLEHMVDTVLYFEGDPGNRYRVMRAVKNRFGAVNELGVFAMTEHGLKAVSNPSAIFLSRHPNPVSGSVVMVTREGTRPLLVEVQALVDESRQGNPRRVTVGLEQNRLVMLLAVMHRHGGLALYDQDVFINVVGGVRVSETAVDLAVLAAAISSLRDKPLPNDLVVFGEVGLAGEIRPVPNGEERLREAAKHGYTQAIVPKANAPRHTSAGMQVHAVERLSEALEKLL; via the coding sequence ATGGCCAAGGCCCGCGTCGAATACCGCTGCAACGCCTGCGGCGCCTTCTCGCCCAAGTGGAGCGGGCAATGCGGCGAATGCGGCGAGTGGAACACGCTGGTTGAAGTCGCCCCCCGCAAAACATCCGCGCCGCCACCCCCCAACCCGCGCTTCAGCGGTTACGCCGGCCACTCCAGCGTACGCAAAATGGACGAAGTCGCCCTTGAAGCCGAACCGCGCACCCCGACCCGACTCACCGAGTTCGACCGCGTACTCGGCGGCGGCCTCGTGCACGGCTCGGTCGTGCTGATCGGCGGCGACCCCGGCATCGGCAAATCCACGCTTCTGTTACAGACCCTGGCGACGCTGGACAAAAGCCTGCCCTCGCTTTACGTCACCGGCGAAGAGTCGCTGCAACAGGTCACGCTGCGCGCCCATCGCCTCGGCCTCCCGCGCGGCCACCTGCGCCTGCTCACGGAAACCGGCGTCGAACGCATACTCGCCATCGCCACCGAAGAACGGCCGCGCGTGCTGGTCATCGACTCGATCCAGACGCTGTACTCCGAACAACTGCAATCCGCACCCGGCTCGATCGGCCAGGTCCGCGAGAGCGCCGCGCAACTCGTACGCTACGCGAAGCAAACCGACACGTCCGTATTTCTGGTCGGCCACGTGACCAAGGAAGGCACCCTGGCCGGCCCGCGCGTACTCGAACACATGGTTGACACCGTGCTGTATTTCGAAGGCGATCCCGGCAATCGCTACCGCGTGATGCGCGCGGTCAAAAACCGCTTCGGCGCGGTCAACGAACTCGGCGTGTTCGCCATGACCGAGCACGGCCTCAAGGCCGTCAGCAATCCCTCCGCGATCTTCCTCTCGCGCCACCCCAATCCGGTCTCCGGCAGCGTGGTGATGGTCACACGCGAAGGCACACGCCCCCTGCTCGTTGAAGTACAGGCACTGGTCGATGAGAGCCGGCAAGGCAATCCCCGACGCGTCACCGTCGGCCTGGAACAAAACCGCCTCGTCATGCTGCTCGCGGTGATGCATCGCCACGGCGGACTCGCGCTCTACGATCAGGACGTTTTCATCAACGTGGTCGGCGGCGTACGCGTCAGCGAAACCGCAGTCGATCTCGCCGTGCTCGCGGCGGCAATCTCCAGTCTGCGCGACAAGCCACTACCCAACGACCTGGTGGTGTTCGGAGAAGTCGGCCTCGCGGGCGAAATCCGCCCGGTGCCAAATGGCGAGGAACGTCTGCGCGAGGCAGCCAAACACGGTTACACACAAGCCATCGTGCCGAAAGCAAACGCACCGCGCCATACCTCCGCGGGCATGCAGGTGCATGCGGTGGAACGGCTCAGCGAGGCGCTGGAAAAATTGCTTTAA
- a CDS encoding helix-turn-helix domain-containing protein has product MVRKSSDSLRAILAENIKTFRREKGFSQEELAERCGLHRTYIGSVERHERNVTLSTLEVLASTLGVIVPELLTERESPSNNEKMGKPVVSISEKEISEIVEPLRRLTPAQQAWVKSAIRAFGTACQFNRAPDSDVVTDAVLASLGDRLLSHHAGSRQALSKDRFEFAFEAALNASGITAKLVKSRTNRGHDITIRGIPVSLKTEAAANIKDESIHVSKWMELGRGEWKLPLLRDLFLEHMQSYDRIFTLRRLKDAGAKTRYELVEIPKELLLEAANCELEVCSSSKQNPQPGYGYVKDADGQLKYSLYFDGGTERKLQIKHLRKDLCKVHATWIFGSTPA; this is encoded by the coding sequence ATGGTCAGAAAATCGAGCGACTCCCTCCGCGCTATATTAGCTGAGAACATCAAGACTTTTCGTAGGGAAAAGGGTTTTTCCCAAGAAGAACTAGCCGAGCGATGCGGCTTGCACCGCACGTACATAGGCTCAGTTGAACGACACGAAAGAAATGTCACACTCAGCACACTTGAGGTTTTGGCCTCAACTTTGGGCGTGATAGTTCCCGAGTTGCTTACCGAGCGCGAAAGCCCATCGAATAACGAAAAAATGGGAAAACCTGTAGTGAGCATCTCGGAAAAGGAAATTAGCGAAATTGTTGAGCCGCTACGTCGCCTTACTCCGGCTCAACAGGCTTGGGTCAAGTCCGCTATTCGTGCGTTCGGGACGGCTTGCCAATTCAACCGTGCCCCTGACTCCGATGTGGTAACGGATGCTGTCCTTGCATCCCTTGGTGATCGCTTATTGAGCCACCACGCTGGGAGCCGTCAGGCACTGAGCAAGGATCGTTTTGAGTTTGCGTTTGAGGCTGCCCTAAACGCCTCTGGCATTACGGCCAAGCTTGTGAAAAGCCGGACGAACCGGGGTCACGACATTACCATTCGTGGAATTCCGGTCAGCCTCAAAACAGAAGCCGCGGCCAATATCAAGGACGAATCGATCCACGTCAGCAAGTGGATGGAGCTTGGCCGGGGTGAATGGAAGTTGCCTCTGCTGCGGGATTTGTTCCTTGAGCACATGCAAAGCTACGACCGCATTTTTACACTCCGACGCTTGAAAGATGCCGGCGCCAAAACACGCTACGAGCTCGTCGAGATCCCCAAAGAGCTGCTGCTCGAAGCGGCGAATTGCGAACTGGAGGTTTGTTCCAGCAGCAAACAGAATCCGCAGCCCGGCTACGGCTACGTCAAGGATGCAGATGGACAACTCAAGTACTCGCTGTACTTCGATGGGGGTACAGAGCGCAAACTCCAGATCAAACACCTGCGAAAAGACCTCTGCAAGGTCCATGCAACTTGGATCTTTGGCTCAACGCCCGCGTAA
- a CDS encoding DUF3501 family protein: MEKLTRADLMSLETYATRRPEFRAQVMAHKRARRLALGPHAVLYFEDRLTIQYQVQEMLRAERIFEAAGIVDELDAYNPLIPDGSNWKATFMLEYTEAAERHEALKRLIGIEDRVWMRVEGFDKVYAIADEDLERETEEKTSTVHFVRFELSAGMVAAAKGGAPISGGIDHKAMPLVVDPLPEATALSLVADLA; encoded by the coding sequence ATGGAAAAATTGACACGGGCAGACCTGATGTCGCTCGAAACATACGCCACCAGGCGCCCGGAGTTCCGCGCGCAGGTGATGGCTCACAAGCGTGCTCGACGCCTGGCGCTGGGCCCTCATGCCGTGTTGTATTTCGAGGACCGACTGACCATTCAGTATCAGGTTCAGGAAATGCTGCGGGCGGAGCGTATTTTCGAGGCTGCTGGCATTGTCGATGAGCTGGATGCGTATAACCCGCTGATTCCAGACGGAAGTAACTGGAAAGCGACCTTCATGCTCGAATATACAGAGGCTGCCGAACGCCACGAAGCGCTCAAACGGCTGATCGGCATCGAGGATCGCGTGTGGATGCGGGTTGAGGGTTTCGACAAGGTCTATGCCATCGCCGATGAGGATCTCGAACGTGAAACCGAAGAGAAGACCTCCACGGTGCATTTCGTGCGCTTCGAGTTGAGCGCCGGGATGGTGGCTGCGGCCAAGGGCGGCGCGCCAATTTCCGGCGGCATCGATCACAAGGCTATGCCGCTGGTAGTCGACCCGTTACCCGAAGCGACGGCGCTATCGCTGGTCGCCGATCTCGCCTGA
- a CDS encoding heterodisulfide reductase-related iron-sulfur binding cluster, with translation MSAPTDSKKEGNLEAPTRHPLAWETEAFYDHEALFAELERVYEICHGCRRCVSLCNAFPTLFDLVDESSTLEVDGVAKDDYWKVIDQCYLCDLCYMTKCPYTPPHEWNVDFPHLMLRAKAVKYREGRTSKRDRLISSTDAIGRLAGIPVVAEAMNAANRNPAFREQLDKTMGIHAGALLPQYHSETGRQRVADHHSAVTQAVSAGRTQGRVAVFATCYGNYNEPHLIEDLFKVFEHNGIEMTLAEKERCCGMPKLELGDLEAVARAKEANIPVLARMIDAGWDIVGPVPSCVLMFKQELPLMFPDDPDVAKVKAHIFDPFEYLMLRQKEGLLNTEFKHSLGKIAYHAACHLRVQNMGLKTRELLELIPDTTLDVIERCSGHDGTYAVKSEFHETSMKICRPVVTRVQKAESDHYSSDCPMAGHQIENGLKDERPPEHPLTLLRLAYGLD, from the coding sequence ATGTCAGCCCCGACCGACAGCAAAAAAGAAGGCAATCTTGAAGCCCCGACCCGGCATCCTTTGGCATGGGAGACCGAGGCGTTCTACGACCATGAAGCCCTGTTCGCCGAATTGGAGCGGGTTTATGAAATCTGCCACGGGTGCCGACGCTGCGTCAGTCTCTGTAACGCATTTCCGACGCTGTTCGATCTGGTCGACGAATCCTCCACGCTGGAGGTGGATGGCGTCGCCAAGGACGACTACTGGAAGGTGATCGATCAATGCTATCTGTGCGATCTGTGTTACATGACCAAGTGCCCATACACGCCGCCGCACGAATGGAATGTCGATTTTCCGCATCTGATGCTGCGTGCCAAGGCGGTGAAATATCGCGAGGGCCGCACGAGTAAGCGTGACCGCCTGATCAGTTCCACCGACGCCATCGGTCGGCTGGCCGGTATCCCGGTGGTTGCCGAGGCGATGAACGCTGCAAACCGTAATCCGGCGTTTCGCGAGCAGTTGGACAAGACCATGGGCATCCATGCCGGCGCACTGCTGCCGCAATATCACAGCGAAACCGGGCGCCAGCGCGTTGCCGACCACCACAGCGCGGTGACTCAGGCCGTGTCGGCCGGGCGCACGCAGGGGCGTGTGGCGGTGTTTGCGACCTGTTATGGCAATTACAACGAGCCGCATTTGATCGAGGACCTGTTCAAGGTGTTCGAGCATAACGGTATCGAGATGACGCTGGCCGAGAAGGAGCGGTGTTGCGGCATGCCCAAGCTGGAATTGGGCGATCTGGAAGCCGTGGCGCGAGCCAAGGAGGCGAATATTCCGGTGCTCGCGCGCATGATCGACGCAGGCTGGGATATTGTCGGGCCGGTACCTTCCTGCGTGCTAATGTTCAAGCAGGAACTGCCGTTGATGTTCCCGGACGACCCCGATGTGGCCAAGGTCAAGGCGCATATTTTCGACCCGTTCGAGTACCTGATGCTGCGTCAGAAAGAAGGGCTTCTCAATACAGAATTCAAGCATTCGCTGGGCAAAATCGCCTATCACGCGGCGTGCCATCTGCGCGTGCAGAACATGGGTTTGAAAACGCGCGAACTGCTGGAACTGATTCCGGATACGACGCTAGACGTGATCGAACGCTGCTCCGGGCATGACGGAACCTATGCGGTAAAGAGCGAGTTCCACGAAACGTCGATGAAAATCTGTCGTCCGGTGGTCACGCGTGTGCAAAAGGCCGAGAGCGATCACTACTCCAGCGATTGCCCAATGGCCGGCCATCAGATCGAAAACGGCCTCAAGGACGAACGCCCGCCCGAACATCCATTGACTTTGTTGCGATTGGCGTATGGACTCGACTGA
- a CDS encoding rubrerythrin family protein, with the protein MELKGSKTEQSLKEAFSGESQANRRYLYFAAKADVEGQNDISAVFRSTAEGETGHAHGHLEYLEDCGDPATGLPFGSTEANLKTAIAGETHEYTDMYPGMAKTAREEGFDEIADWFETLAKAERSHANRFQKALDSMVA; encoded by the coding sequence GTGGAACTCAAGGGTAGCAAGACCGAGCAAAGCCTGAAGGAGGCGTTTTCCGGTGAGTCGCAAGCCAACCGGCGTTATCTGTACTTTGCAGCCAAGGCCGATGTCGAAGGCCAGAACGATATCTCCGCCGTGTTTCGGTCCACTGCGGAAGGCGAAACGGGCCATGCGCACGGCCATCTGGAGTATCTCGAAGATTGTGGCGATCCGGCCACCGGTTTGCCTTTCGGCAGCACCGAAGCCAACCTGAAGACCGCCATCGCTGGCGAGACGCATGAGTACACCGATATGTACCCGGGCATGGCCAAGACCGCGCGCGAGGAAGGTTTTGACGAAATCGCGGATTGGTTCGAAACGCTGGCCAAGGCCGAACGTTCGCATGCCAACCGCTTCCAGAAGGCTTTGGACAGCATGGTCGCCTGA
- a CDS encoding exodeoxyribonuclease VII small subunit — MSPKKLNFETALAELEALVERMEHGDQPLEVSLKEFEQGIRLVRDCQRALETAEQKIRLLTDDGEQPLEAQPSDEDETVHRE; from the coding sequence ATGAGCCCAAAGAAACTCAACTTCGAAACAGCTCTGGCTGAACTGGAAGCCCTGGTCGAGCGCATGGAGCACGGCGATCAGCCACTGGAAGTATCGCTCAAGGAATTCGAACAGGGCATCCGCCTGGTTCGTGACTGTCAGCGGGCGCTTGAGACTGCCGAACAAAAAATCCGGTTATTGACGGACGACGGCGAACAACCGCTCGAAGCCCAACCATCCGACGAAGACGAGACCGTACATCGTGAGTGA
- the ispA gene encoding (2E,6E)-farnesyl diphosphate synthase: MSDVLQLAEHWRERVEKTLERWLPDSDTQPRQLHAAMRYATLGGGKRIRPLLVYATGRALGLDETCLDAPAAAVEIIHAYSLIHDDLPAMDDDDLRRGRPSCHKAFDEATAILAGDAMQALAFHILANDTAPNISPATRLAMIDTLAIASGSRGMAGGQAIDLEAVGRELSLAELENMHIHKTGALIRASVRIAALSAEQTDDAARERLNHYAACIGLAFQIRDDILDIEGDTEVIGKTQGADLARNKPTFPGLLGMDAAKTHAHSLHEEALRALDTFADDRTDALRWIADFIVNRIH, from the coding sequence GTGAGTGACGTGTTACAACTGGCCGAACACTGGCGCGAGCGCGTCGAAAAAACCCTCGAACGCTGGCTACCCGATTCCGACACTCAACCCAGGCAACTGCACGCCGCGATGCGCTACGCGACCCTGGGTGGCGGCAAACGCATCCGGCCGTTGCTGGTGTACGCCACCGGGCGCGCGCTCGGCCTGGACGAAACCTGCCTCGATGCCCCGGCGGCAGCCGTCGAAATCATTCATGCCTACTCGCTCATCCACGACGATCTGCCGGCCATGGACGACGACGACCTCCGCCGGGGCCGGCCGTCCTGCCACAAGGCATTCGACGAAGCCACCGCAATTCTGGCCGGCGACGCCATGCAGGCACTGGCATTTCACATTCTCGCCAACGACACGGCGCCGAACATCTCGCCGGCCACCCGGCTGGCCATGATCGACACGCTGGCCATCGCATCCGGCTCCCGTGGCATGGCCGGTGGCCAGGCCATCGATCTCGAAGCGGTGGGCCGTGAACTCTCGCTGGCCGAGCTTGAGAACATGCATATCCACAAAACCGGCGCACTGATTCGTGCCAGCGTGCGCATAGCCGCCCTGTCAGCGGAGCAGACCGACGACGCCGCACGTGAGCGCCTGAACCACTACGCCGCCTGTATCGGCCTCGCTTTCCAGATTCGTGACGACATTCTCGATATCGAAGGCGACACCGAGGTGATCGGGAAGACCCAGGGCGCGGACCTCGCGCGCAACAAACCAACCTTCCCCGGATTACTCGGCATGGACGCAGCCAAAACGCATGCGCATTCGCTGCACGAAGAAGCGCTGCGCGCACTGGACACGTTTGCCGACGACCGCACGGACGCCTTGCGCTGGATCGCCGACTTCATCGTCAACCGTATACACTAG
- the dxs gene encoding 1-deoxy-D-xylulose-5-phosphate synthase has translation MTYPLLNSIDSPQDVRALNPAQLQSLVDELRAFIIESVSSTGGHLASNLGTVELTVALHYAFHTPQDRLVWDVGHQAYAHKILTGRRGAMGTLRRKAGLAGFPKRNESPYDTFGVGHSSTSISAALGMALAAKQQHSARKVAAIIGDGALTAGMAYEALCHAGSLDADLLVILNDNDMSISPNVGAMSNYLTHLLSSRVYSNLREGSKELLKRLPPVWEVAQRTREHLRGMIIPGTLFEEMGFHYFGPIDGHDVGLLTKTLSNLRELKGPRLLHIATRKGKGYAQAEEDPVTYHGVSRFDPANGIQPSTGAPGQPTYTQVFGQWLCDMARKDERLVGITPAMREGSGLVEFSKRFPERYYDVAIAEQHAVTLAAGMACDGLKPVVAIYSTFLQRGYDQLIHDVALQRLPVLFAIDRAGLVGPDGPTHAGSFDLSYMRCLPNMVIMAPSDENECRQMLYTGFMHDGPAAVRYPRGKGPGKPIQETMTALPLGKAESLRAGSEVALLCFGAPLTAARAVAESLDATLINMRFVKPLDEALITELAKTHRLLVTLEENAIAGGAGSAVNEFLAAQNLSVDTLNLGLPDRFLDHANREELLAEAGIDAEGIRKAIAVRLADAGKIVPHRRIR, from the coding sequence ATGACCTACCCACTACTCAATTCGATCGACAGCCCGCAAGACGTGCGGGCACTCAACCCTGCGCAGTTGCAATCACTCGTCGACGAGCTGCGCGCCTTCATCATCGAGTCGGTTTCCAGCACCGGCGGACATCTTGCGTCCAACCTCGGTACCGTCGAGCTCACCGTGGCCCTGCATTACGCGTTCCACACCCCGCAGGATCGCCTGGTATGGGACGTTGGCCATCAGGCCTACGCGCACAAGATTCTCACCGGACGCCGCGGCGCGATGGGCACCCTGCGCCGCAAGGCCGGACTCGCCGGTTTCCCAAAGCGCAACGAAAGTCCTTACGACACCTTCGGTGTCGGACATTCCAGCACCTCGATCAGTGCCGCCCTGGGCATGGCGCTGGCGGCAAAGCAGCAACACAGCGCACGCAAGGTCGCCGCCATCATTGGCGACGGCGCGTTGACCGCCGGCATGGCCTACGAAGCCCTGTGCCACGCCGGCAGCCTCGATGCTGACCTGCTGGTGATTCTCAACGATAACGACATGTCGATCTCGCCCAACGTCGGCGCGATGTCGAACTACCTCACCCACCTGCTCTCGTCACGCGTCTACTCGAACCTGCGCGAAGGCAGCAAAGAACTCCTGAAACGTCTGCCGCCGGTGTGGGAAGTCGCCCAGCGCACACGCGAACACCTGCGCGGCATGATCATCCCCGGCACGCTGTTCGAAGAAATGGGCTTTCATTATTTCGGCCCCATCGACGGACACGACGTTGGCCTGCTGACCAAGACCCTGAGCAACCTGCGCGAACTCAAGGGACCGCGCCTGCTGCACATCGCCACCCGCAAGGGCAAAGGCTACGCGCAGGCAGAAGAAGATCCCGTCACCTATCATGGCGTCAGTCGTTTCGATCCGGCAAACGGCATCCAACCAAGCACTGGCGCGCCCGGCCAACCCACCTACACCCAGGTCTTCGGCCAATGGCTGTGCGACATGGCCCGGAAGGATGAGCGACTGGTCGGCATCACGCCAGCCATGCGCGAAGGCTCCGGCCTGGTCGAATTCTCCAAACGCTTTCCGGAACGCTATTACGACGTCGCCATCGCCGAGCAGCATGCTGTCACTCTGGCGGCCGGCATGGCCTGCGACGGCCTCAAGCCGGTTGTGGCAATCTACTCGACCTTCCTGCAACGCGGGTACGATCAGCTGATCCACGACGTTGCCCTGCAGAGACTGCCTGTGCTGTTCGCCATCGACCGCGCCGGTCTCGTCGGCCCCGACGGGCCGACACACGCCGGCAGTTTCGACCTGAGTTACATGCGCTGCCTGCCGAACATGGTCATCATGGCGCCATCGGATGAAAACGAATGCCGCCAGATGCTCTACACCGGCTTCATGCATGACGGCCCCGCCGCCGTGCGCTATCCGCGCGGCAAGGGACCCGGCAAGCCGATTCAGGAGACCATGACAGCCCTGCCGCTCGGCAAGGCCGAGTCGCTGCGCGCGGGTTCCGAAGTCGCTCTATTGTGCTTCGGCGCGCCGCTCACGGCCGCACGCGCCGTCGCCGAAAGCCTCGACGCGACGCTGATCAACATGCGTTTCGTCAAACCGCTCGACGAGGCACTGATCACCGAGTTGGCCAAAACCCACCGCCTGCTCGTCACCCTCGAAGAAAACGCCATCGCCGGCGGCGCCGGCAGTGCAGTCAACGAATTCCTCGCCGCGCAGAACCTGTCCGTCGACACCCTCAACCTGGGGCTGCCCGACCGATTCCTCGACCACGCCAATCGTGAAGAGCTTCTTGCCGAGGCCGGTATCGACGCCGAAGGCATCCGCAAGGCCATCGCCGTCCGGCTGGCCGACGCCGGGAAGATTGTCCCGCATCGCCGCATCCGGTAA
- the queD gene encoding 6-carboxytetrahydropterin synthase QueD, which yields MPATYLLTVHTDFAAAHTLRDYPGDCSRLHGHNWKLEAQVRATALNDVGMAIDFKAIKSVAREVAGELDHRYLNELPPFTTVNPTAENIAAYIYRQMSARLDTDTARVSAVTLWETDRACVRYSEDT from the coding sequence ATGCCCGCCACCTACCTGCTTACCGTACACACCGACTTTGCCGCCGCGCATACCCTGCGCGATTATCCCGGCGACTGCAGCCGCTTGCACGGACATAACTGGAAACTCGAAGCGCAGGTACGCGCCACAGCCCTGAACGATGTCGGCATGGCCATTGACTTCAAGGCGATCAAGAGCGTCGCGCGCGAAGTGGCCGGCGAACTCGATCATCGTTATCTGAACGAACTCCCGCCCTTTACCACGGTCAACCCTACAGCGGAGAACATCGCCGCCTACATCTATCGGCAGATGTCCGCACGACTCGACACGGACACCGCGCGCGTAAGCGCGGTCACGCTGTGGGAGACCGATCGCGCCTGTGTGCGCTACAGCGAGGACACATGA